The Rosa rugosa chromosome 1, drRosRugo1.1, whole genome shotgun sequence genomic sequence ATTAGGTTTCTTCGCAAATAAGAGAGAGTTTAGAACCACAGATACTGCATTGGAGCCTCAAAATTGTGTTATGccaaaaatatttaattttgtACGTGGACATCCTCTAAAGATACAACATAACAACATGTACAGTCCTCCgccaaacaaataaaagatgCAGAAATCTACCGTCTACATCATAAATCATTAGGTTTCTTGgcaagaaatatatatatatatacaaacacTCATTCATTGACAAAAGGAATACAATTTAATTTGGTGTGTACGTACAGTTCCTGCGATTTACCCCATGGATGAAGACCTCGTAAAGATTTGTCTTATTAACCGGATTGAGACACTGGGCCTAGCAGAGTATTTCATGGAGGAGATAACGATTCTACTTGATCAAGTTTTCAGGTGAAGACTATAATTCATTTCCATTAGAATCATCactacatacatacatacatacatacatacatacctacatacctatatatatatatatatatatatatatatatatatatatatcaggctGGATCAGAAGCGAACGTCCGCACTTTTGCCCTTGATCAGGCATCGATGGCAGCGTTGCTGTTCCTGGACGAAGACTCTGGACATCTCGGATGACGTCACCATCAAGGTGAAGGCTCAGGTGATCGGATTCGAAGCCATGCGCGGCGAGCTCGCCTGAAACCATGGAAGCACCACCAAGGTCGACTTCGAACTCTTCATTGACGAGTCCAGCAGCAAGAAGAGGCTCGAAATTGAGGCCTGGTTCCGTCCGGCAAGAGCTAGCGCCGCCCGTCGGTGCCTGATGCAACTGTGAGGATGGACGTCTACACTTTTTCTGttttgcggacgtccgcttctgaacgactccatatatatatatatatatataaacattaaATCTGGTTGAACtaactaattttttttgaagagcAGAAGTTATGTGAACAATGAAGGGACAGGGATGACGGTGAAGCATGGTCTGCTTCCACTAGAACTTTATAGAGATTCACTAGCATTTCGGCTACTGAGACTACATGGCTATACTGTATCTCCTTGTAAGTACAGATCGGTGCGTATATATACTAGTAAATTTACTATCCTCATTCTTTATTTGATTATTGCATGATCTATAGGGAAGTTCTGCTGGTTCCTCCAAGATGAAGATATATTGGTGCACATAGAAGAGCACCATGAAACGTTTTTGAGTGCCATGTATAATGTATTCAGGGCATCAGATCTTACTTTTGCCGGAGAAAGTCAGCTTGAAGATGCTAGGTTATTCTCTACAAGAATACTGGAAAAGGAAACAACAAATTCCGAGAAATTGCTGGTAGACCAGGTATGTATAGAAATAATTCAGAAGCaaaactaagaaaaaaaaattaccaactAAAAACCCCAACAAAAATTACAAGCTTTTAGTCGCAACAAATTTTGTGACTAAAATCTAACTTCGGTGACTTCGTTGGTCATGAACACCACATTATTGTAGCTGAAAGTCTCTGCATAAAactttagttaaaaaaaaaaaaaatcctgaaAATGAGGATTGGTAACTAATAGCTCGGAACGTACTTGTAATTTGTAAAGTTCCGAGTACTCATGAATTTGCTGGGCATTTCCCCTTGTGTAGATTAAGCATGAACTTAGTCATCCATGGCTTGCTCGGTTGGATCATTTGGAACACAGGAAATGCATTGAGAGGGAAGATGCTATTCATCCATGGACAGGAAAAGCCTTTTCGTATAGGTAAGATTTAGTAATTAGATGATCGAGGTTAGTCAAATTAATGTGACTATTATGTGTTAAATATTTATTACTATTAATTACGTGCAGACTATCATTTTCGAGTGATGCTATGCTGCAACAACTTGCCATAGAGAATTATTCACTCAGACAATCAATATTCAGAGATGAACTAACCGAGTTACAGATGTGGTCAAAGGACATGGGACTTTGTGACATGGGGTTTGCACGACAGAAAACCGCATACTGTTATTTTGCAGTTGCATCAACTGTATCATCTCCTTCCCTTTCGGATGTGAGACTGGCACTTGTCAAAAGTGCAATCCTTGTTACGGTGGCTGATGATTTTTTTGATGCGGAAGGTTCATTGAGTGATCTCAAAAGTCTTACCAATGCCGTCAAAAGGTATAAACAAGAACAATTTTCGCAGTGCTTCGATGGGAATAAGCACTTCGCGTGTACAGTGCTCTTGTTGGAGGTAACTAATGTGGTTATCATATGCAATTTTCAGACGGCAGCAGAAAGGCCTGAATGGATACAGCAAAACTATATTGAAAGCTCTCAAGGATCTCCTCGATGACATTTCAATGCAATTCTTCAATAAATATGGATGTGACGTAAACTTATACCTACAAGATCTAGTAAGATATTGATCGAATTCAAACTTTGTAAGTTCCACTCGGGAATCAAATTTGTTCACcacttttattttgtggtgatatcaccaccctTTTAAAACTTACCACGTTATATAGaagggaaaatctcacaaacagtacctgacctatcggccactaataactttcgtacctcaagttcaaaaaatatcagattggtacctgaacttctgaccccgacccaatatcagtacctgggaacagtaaaatcgttaacggggttaatttttgaagggtaaatctgtcatttcactgttcatcatctccaaaactctcccctctctctgcaataccagatttcttcttcttcttcttcttcatacctcatcaccactatcaaccaacctttcacttcttcaatagccaccgtcccatccaccaccaactcctctcacctctcacctctcctttggtcgatttgggtttgtgtgtgtgaggtatgaagaagataatgaaaaatctgggtttgcagagagagaagggagagttttggagatgatgaacagtgaaatgacagatttaccctttaAAAATTAACTCcattaacgattttactgttcccagatactgatattgggtcagggtcagaagttcaggtaccaatctgatattttttaaacttgaggtacgaaagttattagtggcttgaagttcaggtactgtttgtgagtttttccctatATAGAATTCATTTAatacttaaattttttttttaataaaacatcaagattaaatattattatattttatagcaCATGACAGTTTTATATtgagtggtggtatcaccactAAAGTATTGGTGGTGAGCGAATTTGAATCCTTTGACTCGTATCTTAAGGTAGGATTTATGTTactaatatttatttatttattaattttttggttATGTTCTTTTTGTCAAATATAGTGGCATCAAACATTTGTGAAATGGTTAAAGGAGGCAGAGTGGAGCAGAACTGGGCATACCCCATCAATAGCTGAGTACCTTCAAGTCGCCACGAGCTCTATAGCTGCACAAACTATTACTCTTCCAGCAGCTCTTCTGCTTAGTCCACAAGGAATAGAATTCCTCAAGTGCCCTCAAAATGAGCCGCTTACAAATCTACTTATGGTTTCGACACGCCTTTTGAACGATATTGGAACCTACGAGGTAGTTTTCTAGTTTACACAATCATATGCTTAGTAATTTTTATCTTTCAAtttaatatgaaaaaaaaaaaaaaatcactgatGCGCCGGATGCATTAATATTGCAGCGGGAACAAGAGGAGGGGAAGCCAAACCTTGTTCTGCTACACATGAAGGAAAATCCGAATCTGGGAGTTGAAGAATCAATAGAGGTTATACAGAAGATATTGGATGAAACGAAGAAACAGTTTCTGGAACAGGTTTTGGTGAATGGAGTGAGTGATATGCCAGAAGCATGTAAACTTCTCCAATTTCAGTGCCTCAAAGCATTTCAGATGTTCTACAACTCAACAAATGCATTTGACTCCCAAACAGAGTTGCTTGCTGACATCAACAAAGCGATTTATTTTCCATTAAAGGTGGATCATAGAAGTTTGGCTAGTAGCCATAGCCAAGTTGGTACTAAAAGCCTTCAAATCCAACAGAGAGTAATTGGAACAAGTTCAACATTCTCGAAGAGCATTACTGAGAGCAGAACTAGTACTACTGGTGCTATGAAGTTCCTCCAAGGAAAGAAGTTTTCTGCAAAGCCTTACACGGGGATCTTATCACTTAAGATGAGAAAATCAATAACTCCTACGACTTGTCCAAAGCCGAAAGCTTGTACTTATTTGTGGCATAAGTAATCATGGAAAAATGGAAGATGACATTAATTGGAAGTCATTAGTCTTGATGATCTTTACtagaaaggaattaaaattaaaatctctTTTTGAATCTACAGTATGTAAGCAGATTTGATGTGTCATGACTGTCATCAGGGAAaatttctttctctcttgtACAGTTTGTTAATTCTCTGGCTACACACTACTCTAACCATTGCAAAACCAGGCTTGACCATCAAGCTCATCCACTGTGATTCCCCAGAGTCACTGCTCTACCAACCCAACCTCACGCAAGAAGAAGAGCTCAAAATCTCATTCTCCAAACCAAAGCTcgcttcaaagttcaaacacctAAGAAATGCTGGTTTGCTGGCCAGCAATCCCAACAGTGACGTTGTGCGTTTGAAAGTTGATTATCAGAGGTCTGCAACGTTCATGGCACAAGTGAGGATATGCATGCACATTCCGATGGTCACGAACAAGAACTTACTTTCTTGACACAGGCTGTCTCACGGTATCGGGGAACTGGGGAAGAATGCTTACTATG encodes the following:
- the LOC133733079 gene encoding S-linalool synthase; this translates as SAAWLAMVPNPEKPDRPLFRGCLQWVLRNQKPGGFWGSSESTSISTLYSLTSTLACIVALTTWSVGHTAIQKGLGFIHANAEEILKEQNGCFPEWFVLLLPAIVDLAKTKGLHVHFSNGSKALIQQIFHERQQLFQINRLGQEYYETLMPYLEALPESYNEILLQQSEDYGILIQFPSATAYAFMKTGNKNLLVNLNSVVQRCGYGVPAIYPMDEDLVKICLINRIETLGLAEYFMEEITILLDQVFRSYVNNEGTGMTVKHGLLPLELYRDSLAFRLLRLHGYTVSPWKFCWFLQDEDILVHIEEHHETFLSAMYNVFRASDLTFAGESQLEDARLFSTRILEKETTNSEKLLVDQIKHELSHPWLARLDHLEHRKCIEREDAIHPWTGKAFSYRLSFSSDAMLQQLAIENYSLRQSIFRDELTELQMWSKDMGLCDMGFARQKTAYCYFAVASTVSSPSLSDVRLALVKSAILVTVADDFFDAEGSLSDLKSLTNAVKRWQQKGLNGYSKTILKALKDLLDDISMQFFNKYGCDVNLYLQDLWHQTFVKWLKEAEWSRTGHTPSIAEYLQVATSSIAAQTITLPAALLLSPQGIEFLKCPQNEPLTNLLMVSTRLLNDIGTYEREQEEGKPNLVLLHMKENPNLGVEESIEVIQKILDETKKQFLEQVLVNGVSDMPEACKLLQFQCLKAFQMFYNSTNAFDSQTELLADINKAIYFPLKVDHRSLASSHSQVGTKSLQIQQRSRTSTTGAMKFLQGKKFSAKPYTGILSLKMRKSITPTTCPKPKACLTIKLIHCDSPESLLYQPNLTQEEELKISFSKPKLASKFKHLRNAGLLASNPNSDVVRLKVDYQRLSHGIGELGKNAYYVNMIDISVAGSHA